CAGAAAACCACCAAAAATGATTATGCTAACAACAACAACCACCACCACCACGGTGGCGCTGGAGGTTCTGGATCATCGGAAACTGCGCAGGATAACAAGGAAGAAGGAAATGAAGCGATTCCGATGGTGTGGCCATCTAAGTTTGTGATAGGCTTAACAAACAAGGAGAAAGAAGAGGATTTCATGGCTATCAAAGGCTCAAAGTTGCCTCAAAGACCCAAAAAAAGAGCCAAAACTGTTCAACGTACCCTCAATGTAagcttttacttttcttttccattattttattatttttctaatcatttttctctttattacTAAATAAATTAGACTTGAATTAAGTAGTACTCCTTTAATTACATTGTGTTatcttaattattaaaaaatattaaaagaatagTATTTAGTGGGGCTACAATATTTATGGATGCGGAACTTTGGCTTTTTTGTGGTGGGCACAAAGGActaggagaaaaaaaatgtgtcaGGGCCACAAGTGGGTGTTTTAAGTGGACACTTGGCTTTTTTGAAGTATaccattaaatttaatttatcgaatTATTGTCAGCTTTAAAAATAACTATTAACTTGACTAAGTGAATTTAAATATACTTCAATCTTACAACACGAGTGAAATATATTTCTACACTTTAACACTTCTCTCGATTTTCTACGTCATGTGACAGATTTGAGGGTGTATATAAATTTAGTGGGGGAATGATTAGGTAGATGTGTCATTTATGTTAGGCCCCATAAACTTTTTAGAAGATAAAAAGGGACATAAGCAATTAAGATAGAGACGTAGACATAAtggtttcatttttatttcttaaaatatgtAATAATTACCTAATTGAGCCAAATTTGTAGTATTACTATTGTTGTAATAAGGTTGTTGATTTTGCAATTTGTGTAGCTGATAAGTCCTGGAGATTGGCTATGTGATTTATCGTTGGAGCGATATGAAGTTAGAGAGAAAAAAGTATCCAAGAAGGTACAATTCTCTCTCGAAATTACTTTTTAATACTTTCTCCTCTCCGTCCCAGCGACACTTTtcgatttcgagattcaaataagttttcatagatctttgaaaaattttgaattatcaattattgtgacttataatattttttacataatttacaAATAGATACCGAAATTACTTTTTAATACTAATTTTCAGTTGTGAAATTTATTTTACGTTGTTTTTTCAGAGACCAAGAGGACTCAAAGCTATGGGAAACATGGAATCTGACTCTGAGTAAACCATTAGTGGTTTCATTGAgtgaaaaaaaactaaaaaacttCACGACTGAAAATATGAGCAGTTTGGTATTGCTCAAGATCAAATGTACTTTTTCGTCCTTTCGATACCCTATAATTTCGGGATAACTTTATCCGTGAACCAAACGATCTCAAGGGCTCAAGGTTGAATGTACTTCTTCGTTGGCATcaattaaaagattaaaaacgTTAAATTTCTTGTCTTTACTTTTAGTTATTTCCTAACCAATTttgcttttgaatttttttaaaataaaaatatgagaaatagaATAGTAGGGATGGCAATAGAGCTAATTGAGTATAGAGGACTTCATACTTATATTTCTTCTTATGCAAA
This genomic stretch from Solanum stenotomum isolate F172 chromosome 10, ASM1918654v1, whole genome shotgun sequence harbors:
- the LOC125841178 gene encoding sporulation-specific protein 12-like — protein: MREKSNGLRSMASPEKVGGGAHDKRGSAHDKHNHQKTTKNDYANNNNHHHHGGAGGSGSSETAQDNKEEGNEAIPMVWPSKFVIGLTNKEKEEDFMAIKGSKLPQRPKKRAKTVQRTLNLISPGDWLCDLSLERYEVREKKVSKKRPRGLKAMGNMESDSE